A single genomic interval of Peribacillus sp. FSL H8-0477 harbors:
- a CDS encoding spore coat protein, with the protein MDNQNQNKVQNPETPVPKTPQMNERDFINDLLSTEKYMKSSYDTAINEASHQELYQDILSIYNETADMQRNLYNLMFQKGWYSLEKAETQKISQSHQQFTDYENQFPYSLH; encoded by the coding sequence ATGGATAATCAAAACCAAAATAAAGTTCAGAATCCCGAAACACCAGTCCCTAAGACGCCGCAAATGAACGAGCGAGATTTTATAAATGATCTTTTAAGCACAGAAAAGTATATGAAAAGTTCCTATGATACGGCGATTAATGAAGCAAGCCACCAAGAGTTATATCAAGACATTCTTTCTATCTATAATGAAACAGCAGATATGCAGCGGAATTTATACAATCTAATGTTCCAAAAAGGCTGGTACAGTCTCGAAAAAGCTGAGACTCAGAAAATAAGCCAATCACATCAGCAATTTACTGACTACGAAAACCAATTTCCTTATTCTCTTCATTAA
- a CDS encoding acetyl-CoA C-acetyltransferase, translating into MREAVIVAGARTPVGKAKKGSLANVRPDDLGALVVKETLKRAGNYEGTIDDLIIGCAMPEAEQGLNMARNIGALAGLKHDVPAITINRYCSSGLQSIAYGAERIMLGQSDTVLAGGAESMSLVPMMGHVTRPNRMLAETAPEYYMGMGHTAEEVARQFGISREDQDAFAVRSHQKAAKAIAEGKFADEIVPVDVTLRSVGKDHRLQEKTFQFSQDEGVREGTTSQILGKLRPAFSVTGSVTAGNSSQTSDGAAAVMVMDREKATSLGLQAMGRFRSFAVAGVPPEIMGIGPVAAIPKALKLAGLELSDIGLFELNEAFASQSIQIIRKLGLNEEIVNVNGGAIALGHPLGCTGAKLTLSLLHEMKRRNTQFGIVTMCIGGGMGAAGVFELLA; encoded by the coding sequence ATGAGAGAAGCGGTAATAGTAGCTGGAGCAAGGACTCCGGTGGGCAAGGCAAAAAAAGGTTCACTTGCCAATGTCCGTCCAGATGACCTAGGGGCTCTTGTTGTAAAAGAAACGTTGAAACGTGCGGGAAATTATGAAGGTACAATTGATGACCTGATTATCGGATGCGCTATGCCTGAAGCAGAGCAAGGGCTGAATATGGCAAGAAATATCGGTGCGTTAGCTGGTCTTAAGCACGATGTACCGGCCATTACCATTAACCGGTATTGTTCAAGCGGATTGCAAAGTATAGCTTACGGTGCAGAACGGATCATGCTTGGACAAAGTGATACAGTTCTGGCAGGCGGAGCAGAATCAATGAGTCTTGTGCCAATGATGGGCCATGTCACTCGTCCGAACCGTATGCTTGCTGAAACGGCACCTGAATACTATATGGGAATGGGTCATACAGCAGAGGAAGTAGCTAGACAGTTTGGCATTTCTCGTGAAGATCAGGATGCTTTCGCGGTACGCAGTCATCAAAAGGCAGCTAAAGCCATCGCTGAAGGAAAATTCGCTGATGAAATCGTACCAGTTGATGTAACGCTTCGGTCTGTTGGAAAAGATCATCGATTACAAGAAAAAACGTTCCAATTCTCACAAGATGAAGGTGTCCGCGAGGGAACCACTTCTCAAATCTTAGGGAAATTACGGCCCGCTTTCTCTGTTACTGGATCGGTTACAGCTGGTAACTCATCACAGACGAGTGATGGAGCAGCAGCGGTGATGGTTATGGACAGAGAAAAAGCGACATCACTTGGACTTCAAGCGATGGGCAGATTCCGCTCATTTGCAGTAGCGGGAGTACCTCCGGAAATTATGGGAATTGGTCCTGTGGCAGCTATTCCGAAGGCACTTAAATTAGCTGGTCTTGAACTATCTGATATTGGTCTTTTTGAACTGAATGAAGCATTCGCTTCTCAGTCCATCCAAATCATTCGTAAACTCGGCTTGAATGAAGAAATCGTTAATGTGAACGGCGGCGCTATTGCACTTGGACATCCGCTTGGTTGTACTGGTGCAAAGTTAACATTGAGTCTGCTGCATGAAATGAAACGCAGAAATACACAATTTGGGATTGTGACTATGTGTATTGGCGGCGGTATGGGTGCAGCTGGAGTATTTGAACTGTTAGCTTAA
- a CDS encoding 3-hydroxyacyl-CoA dehydrogenase/enoyl-CoA hydratase family protein, with amino-acid sequence MVRQIRKAAVLGSGVMGSGIAAHLANIGIPTLLLDIVPRELSEDEKKKGLTINDKQVRNRFSQSAITKLLKQKPAPLTSKKHLALIEAGNFEDDLQRLSEVDWVIEVVVENLAVKQDVFTKVDQFRKPGSIISSNTSGISIEAMAEGRSEDFQKNFLGTHFFNPPRYLKLLEVIPTKATDPNVLTFMKQFGEDVLGKGVVEAKDTPNFIANRIGTYGLLVTVREMLKGGYSVGEVDSVTGPLIGRAKSATFRTLDVVGLDTFAHVAKNVYDQVDGEEKDVFTLPDFVTKMLDNGWYGSKSGQGFFHKKGKEILELDPETLEYVARKKLKAPSVEMAKQAKGLGNKMKALVYSEDRAGQLLWDILTPALLYSAELTGEIADDIVSIDQAMKWGFGWSTGPFETWDSIGLEKSVSRLEQEGKKVPQWVTDMLANGFTSFYKEEDGVVSYYNNGEYKPLQENPKVINLKQIKKQKGVIKKNSGASLIDIGDGIALLEFTSPNNAIGLDIIQMINQSIDEVEANYKGLVIGNQGKNFCVGANIAMMLMEAQDDNIFELDMVITQFHKAMLKIKYSSRPVVAAPFNMTLGGGAEVCLPAAKIQASTETYMGLVEAGVGLIPGGGGAKELYVKTLKSMPKNVEFDLQKVANNVFESIATAKVSTSGEEARENNFLNFADGISINPDHLIYDAKQAALALYEEGYTAPANTKIPVVGETGYAALLLGAESMRLTGFISDHDMVIAKKLAFVLAGGLVPFGTEVDEQYILNLEKEAFLSLIQMPKSQQRMQNMLVKGKPLRN; translated from the coding sequence TTGGTTCGACAAATACGAAAGGCTGCTGTTTTAGGGTCGGGAGTTATGGGATCAGGGATTGCTGCACACCTTGCGAACATCGGCATTCCAACTTTATTATTGGATATTGTACCTCGTGAACTATCAGAGGATGAAAAGAAAAAAGGACTTACCATTAATGATAAACAAGTACGGAATCGCTTTAGTCAATCAGCGATTACCAAGCTGCTTAAACAAAAACCAGCTCCACTTACCTCAAAAAAACACCTTGCGCTTATTGAGGCGGGAAACTTTGAAGATGATTTACAACGATTAAGTGAAGTGGATTGGGTTATAGAAGTTGTGGTTGAAAATCTTGCCGTTAAGCAGGATGTTTTCACAAAGGTTGATCAATTCCGAAAACCAGGCAGCATCATCAGCTCCAATACATCTGGTATTTCAATTGAGGCCATGGCAGAAGGACGTTCTGAAGACTTCCAGAAAAACTTCTTAGGTACACATTTCTTTAACCCACCGCGCTATTTGAAACTGCTTGAAGTGATTCCGACGAAAGCAACCGATCCAAACGTTCTTACTTTTATGAAACAGTTTGGTGAAGATGTCCTTGGTAAAGGGGTAGTAGAGGCGAAAGATACGCCAAACTTCATTGCCAATCGTATTGGTACGTATGGTTTGCTTGTAACGGTTAGAGAAATGCTGAAAGGCGGTTACAGTGTCGGTGAAGTGGACTCGGTAACAGGCCCGCTGATTGGCAGAGCAAAAAGTGCTACATTCCGTACACTTGATGTGGTCGGACTAGATACCTTTGCACATGTTGCGAAAAACGTGTATGACCAAGTTGACGGCGAAGAGAAAGACGTATTCACACTACCGGATTTCGTAACTAAAATGCTGGATAATGGTTGGTACGGCAGCAAATCTGGTCAAGGATTCTTCCATAAAAAAGGGAAAGAGATTCTTGAATTAGATCCAGAAACATTAGAATATGTGGCAAGGAAAAAACTAAAAGCTCCATCCGTTGAGATGGCCAAACAAGCAAAAGGTCTTGGGAACAAAATGAAAGCGCTTGTATATAGTGAAGATCGTGCTGGTCAGCTTTTATGGGACATTTTAACTCCAGCTCTTCTCTATTCAGCAGAACTTACAGGAGAAATTGCGGATGATATCGTTTCTATCGATCAGGCGATGAAGTGGGGCTTTGGATGGTCAACAGGTCCATTTGAAACATGGGATAGTATTGGTCTAGAAAAATCCGTTTCCCGCCTTGAGCAAGAAGGTAAAAAGGTTCCCCAATGGGTGACTGACATGTTGGCAAATGGCTTCACTTCTTTCTATAAGGAAGAAGATGGTGTTGTTTCTTACTATAACAATGGTGAATACAAACCATTGCAGGAAAATCCGAAAGTTATCAATTTAAAACAAATAAAAAAACAAAAAGGTGTCATTAAGAAAAATAGTGGTGCAAGTCTAATTGATATTGGCGACGGTATAGCACTTTTAGAATTCACTTCACCTAATAATGCAATTGGATTAGATATCATCCAAATGATTAATCAATCCATTGATGAAGTGGAAGCAAATTATAAAGGGCTTGTAATCGGGAACCAAGGGAAGAATTTCTGTGTTGGCGCGAATATCGCGATGATGCTGATGGAAGCACAGGATGATAATATCTTTGAACTAGATATGGTCATCACTCAATTCCATAAAGCAATGCTGAAAATTAAATATAGCTCACGTCCAGTTGTTGCTGCCCCATTTAATATGACCCTTGGCGGTGGTGCAGAAGTCTGCTTGCCAGCTGCAAAAATTCAGGCGTCCACTGAAACATATATGGGACTTGTCGAAGCAGGAGTCGGTTTAATTCCAGGCGGCGGCGGAGCAAAAGAGCTGTATGTTAAAACACTGAAAAGCATGCCGAAGAATGTTGAGTTCGATCTTCAAAAAGTTGCGAATAATGTCTTTGAATCCATTGCAACTGCGAAGGTATCCACTTCAGGGGAAGAAGCTCGCGAAAATAACTTCTTGAATTTTGCTGATGGAATCAGTATCAATCCTGACCACTTAATTTATGATGCTAAGCAGGCAGCTCTTGCTCTCTATGAAGAGGGATATACAGCACCAGCGAACACTAAGATTCCAGTGGTTGGTGAAACAGGTTATGCGGCTCTTTTATTAGGAGCAGAATCTATGAGATTAACGGGTTTCATTTCTGACCATGATATGGTAATTGCGAAGAAATTAGCTTTTGTACTGGCTGGAGGCTTGGTTCCGTTTGGAACAGAAGTTGATGAGCAGTATATTCTTAACCTAGAAAAAGAAGCGTTCCTAAGCTTAATCCAAATGCCAAAGTCACAGCAGCGGATGCAAAATATGCTTGTTAAAGGCAAGCCGTTACGTAACTAA
- a CDS encoding proline dehydrogenase: protein MEKAMRDFFLFLSKNRGMTKLAKRYGLRFGAKRFVAGETIDFAAEAIKDLNDQGLAVTIDYLGEFVDNEKEANEMADNCLIAIEEIGKRGLNSQLSLKLTSMGLDLNENVVMNNMRRILDKAQEHNVFITIDMEDYERCGKTIEIFKKLKREYDNIGTVIQAYLYRTEQDIRELNEYQPNLRLVKGAYKESPDVAFPEKKNVDENYKNIIRMHLENGNYTAIATHDDAIIEYTKQLVKEYNIPYDQFEFQMLFGIRNERQLELAAEGYKMRVYVPYGTDWYGYFMRRLAERPANVAFVLKGMFK, encoded by the coding sequence ATGGAGAAAGCAATGAGAGATTTTTTTCTGTTCTTATCGAAAAATAGAGGTATGACAAAATTGGCTAAAAGATATGGGCTGCGCTTTGGAGCAAAACGGTTTGTGGCTGGAGAAACAATTGATTTTGCAGCAGAAGCGATTAAGGATTTAAATGATCAAGGGTTAGCTGTAACGATAGATTACCTGGGTGAATTTGTAGATAACGAAAAAGAAGCGAATGAAATGGCTGATAATTGTCTCATTGCGATTGAAGAGATTGGTAAACGAGGTCTCAACTCACAGCTTTCTTTAAAATTAACGTCTATGGGTCTAGACTTAAATGAAAACGTTGTCATGAATAACATGCGAAGAATTCTTGATAAAGCGCAAGAACATAATGTGTTTATTACCATTGATATGGAAGATTACGAACGATGCGGTAAGACAATCGAAATTTTTAAGAAGTTAAAAAGGGAATATGACAATATCGGTACCGTAATTCAAGCTTATCTTTACCGCACAGAACAAGATATTCGAGAATTAAATGAGTATCAACCTAATCTTCGTCTAGTTAAGGGTGCATACAAAGAATCACCTGATGTGGCTTTCCCAGAAAAGAAGAATGTCGATGAAAACTATAAAAACATTATTCGGATGCATTTAGAAAATGGAAATTATACGGCGATTGCTACGCACGATGATGCGATCATTGAATACACTAAACAGTTAGTAAAAGAATATAATATTCCGTATGATCAATTTGAATTTCAGATGCTGTTTGGGATTCGAAATGAACGGCAGCTTGAGCTTGCTGCTGAAGGATATAAAATGCGAGTCTACGTTCCATATGGAACAGATTGGTATGGTTACTTCATGCGGCGGCTTGCGGAAAGACCGGCAAATGTAGCATTTGTTTTGAAAGGAATGTTTAAATAA
- a CDS encoding DUF2573 family protein — MTKQFRAQFDALLEKYSELLLGSGEEELKEKVRYYALYTQISKTMPALVKHWNQIYPDSKQEMIQLIAEIKQLNDAHRNKSAE, encoded by the coding sequence ATGACTAAACAGTTTAGAGCACAATTTGACGCACTCCTCGAAAAATATTCAGAGCTATTACTTGGAAGCGGCGAGGAAGAACTGAAGGAAAAAGTTCGTTATTATGCGTTATATACTCAGATTTCAAAAACCATGCCTGCACTCGTTAAACATTGGAATCAAATCTATCCAGACAGCAAACAAGAAATGATACAGCTGATTGCGGAGATTAAGCAATTGAATGATGCTCACCGCAATAAATCAGCTGAATAA
- a CDS encoding YuzL family protein, whose amino-acid sequence MKRKRNPSKGAVSAASVKGNAGPGEQQEKNKVNSQNNQYKK is encoded by the coding sequence ATGAAACGTAAACGAAATCCCTCAAAAGGTGCGGTCAGCGCTGCGAGTGTTAAGGGAAACGCTGGACCGGGTGAACAACAGGAAAAAAACAAAGTAAACAGTCAAAACAATCAATATAAAAAATAA